A genomic stretch from uncultured Cohaesibacter sp. includes:
- the deoC gene encoding deoxyribose-phosphate aldolase, translated as MEQKQLAQKAISLLDLTNLNDDCDDAAIEALCQRAKTFYGNTAAVCVWPRCVKKAKECLAGTSIRVATVVNFPHGGEDLFATLEETSKALEDGADEIDLVIPYQAFKAGRRGFAETMVLRVRDAVPAPAKLKTILETGELKDAATIRAAADMAIEAGADFIKTSTGKVATNATPEAAEIMIEAIAESGKPVGFKPAGGVRTLEEAGTYLAIAEKYMGTDWATPDRFRFGASGVLDALLATMQGETAKAGDDY; from the coding sequence ATGGAACAAAAACAACTGGCTCAAAAGGCCATCTCTCTGCTCGACCTGACCAATCTCAACGATGACTGCGATGATGCTGCCATCGAAGCTCTTTGTCAGCGCGCAAAGACCTTTTACGGCAACACGGCAGCGGTTTGTGTCTGGCCGCGCTGTGTCAAAAAGGCAAAGGAATGCCTTGCCGGGACTTCGATCAGGGTCGCAACCGTGGTCAACTTTCCGCATGGCGGGGAAGACCTGTTTGCCACGCTGGAGGAAACCTCCAAAGCGCTGGAAGACGGGGCCGACGAGATCGATCTGGTTATTCCCTATCAGGCCTTCAAGGCGGGCCGTCGCGGCTTTGCTGAAACGATGGTGCTCAGGGTGCGGGACGCAGTGCCTGCCCCAGCCAAGCTGAAAACCATTCTGGAAACCGGCGAATTGAAGGATGCCGCTACAATCCGCGCCGCTGCCGATATGGCCATTGAAGCGGGAGCCGATTTCATCAAGACCTCGACCGGCAAGGTGGCAACAAATGCCACGCCGGAAGCGGCTGAAATCATGATAGAAGCCATCGCCGAGAGTGGCAAACCGGTTGGTTTCAAGCCTGCCGGAGGTGTCAGAACACTGGAAGAGGCGGGCACCTATCTGGCAATCGCGGAGAAATATATGGGCACAGACTGGGCAACACCGGATCGCTTCCGCTTTGGTGCATCAGGCGTGCTTGATGCTTTGCTTGCCACCATGCAAGGCGAAACCGCAAAGGCAGGAGACGACTATTGA
- the hrpB gene encoding ATP-dependent helicase HrpB — translation MTDKTAIPLLDFLPDLPIREALPALLAALDEGTRAVLIAPPGAGKTTCVPLALLDQPWLGAMASEGNGKIIMLEPRRLAARAAARRMAQLLGEPVGKRVGYRVRMESRISKETIIEVVTEGVFARMIVDDPSLEGVAAVLFDEFHERSLDADKALAFALEAQGALREDLRLVVMSATLDGGRVASILNGAPVIESMGRTYPVETRYLPRKPHDRLENAVCDAVLLALKNDEGSLLVFLPGQAEIHRVEERLAERLKSNKDIILAPLYGAMEGKDQDRAIASPPQDKRKIVLATSIAETSLTIDGVRIIIDAGLVRRPRFEPNLGIARLETVRVSRASADQRQGRAGRTEPGVCYRLWDKGQTAALSAFEPPEILETDLSRLVLDLALWGESDPTNLKWLDEPPAAGWAEAVKLLQSFGALDEAATLTPHGKALAGLPLPPRLAHMLVMARKLGAEELAALMAALLSEGGRLRHNDMRRLLQDLIAGKLPRARDIKALAKRWTGKGREKRPNVEEVGRILALAYPDRIAMRRGAEGRYLLASGRGGVLQPDDPLNAETFLVVADLQGAAANARITLAAPIARKVIEDESADLIHQEEAISFDRDTGAVSARLQTRLGRIVLAEQRLKEPSVEAIQTALIEAIRKGGLRLLPFTKELERWRGRVRFVAEREEGWPDLSDQGLLDGLEDWLAPFLAGKMALSDISAGDLSAALRAMVPYDRLAALEAALPTHFTVPTGSRIPIDYAAENGPVLAVRVQELFGLDEHPAIMGGKLPLLLHLLSPAHRPIQVTRDLPGFWRGSWKDVKADMRGQYPKHVWPDDPINTEATRRAKPRK, via the coding sequence ATGACCGATAAGACTGCCATTCCATTGCTCGATTTCTTGCCTGATCTGCCCATTCGTGAAGCGTTGCCCGCTCTTTTGGCTGCACTTGATGAGGGAACGCGAGCGGTCTTGATCGCTCCACCCGGAGCCGGTAAAACCACATGCGTGCCGCTCGCCTTGCTTGATCAGCCGTGGCTGGGTGCCATGGCATCTGAGGGCAATGGCAAGATCATCATGCTCGAGCCGCGGCGCCTTGCTGCAAGGGCAGCAGCCCGTCGTATGGCACAGCTGCTTGGCGAGCCGGTGGGCAAGCGCGTGGGCTATCGTGTGCGCATGGAAAGCCGTATCTCGAAGGAAACCATCATCGAAGTGGTGACCGAGGGCGTGTTCGCCCGCATGATCGTGGATGACCCGAGCCTTGAGGGCGTTGCGGCAGTGCTGTTTGACGAATTCCACGAGCGCAGCCTTGATGCGGATAAGGCGTTGGCCTTTGCGTTGGAAGCTCAAGGGGCCCTGCGCGAAGATCTGCGCCTCGTGGTCATGTCTGCCACGCTGGATGGCGGGCGCGTGGCGTCCATCCTCAATGGGGCGCCGGTTATCGAGAGCATGGGGCGCACCTATCCGGTCGAGACCCGCTATTTACCGCGCAAGCCGCATGACAGACTGGAAAATGCGGTCTGTGATGCCGTACTGCTGGCGTTGAAAAATGATGAAGGTTCGCTTCTGGTCTTTTTGCCCGGGCAGGCCGAAATCCATAGGGTCGAAGAGCGTCTGGCTGAACGCCTCAAGAGCAACAAGGATATCATCCTTGCGCCGCTCTATGGGGCTATGGAAGGCAAGGATCAGGATCGAGCCATTGCCTCGCCACCACAAGACAAACGCAAGATCGTATTGGCAACATCCATTGCCGAAACATCGCTGACCATCGATGGTGTGCGCATCATCATCGATGCCGGTCTGGTGCGGCGCCCGCGCTTTGAACCCAATCTTGGTATTGCGCGGCTAGAGACTGTGCGCGTTTCCCGCGCCAGCGCTGACCAGCGACAGGGACGCGCCGGACGTACTGAGCCGGGCGTCTGCTATCGTCTCTGGGACAAGGGGCAAACGGCCGCGCTCTCTGCCTTCGAGCCTCCGGAGATTCTTGAGACGGACCTGTCCCGTCTCGTGCTTGATCTGGCACTCTGGGGGGAGAGTGATCCCACCAATCTCAAATGGCTGGATGAACCACCCGCAGCAGGCTGGGCTGAAGCGGTCAAGCTGTTGCAATCCTTCGGCGCGCTAGACGAGGCTGCAACGCTTACACCGCATGGCAAGGCTTTGGCTGGCCTTCCTCTGCCTCCACGGCTTGCCCATATGCTGGTCATGGCGCGCAAATTGGGAGCGGAAGAATTGGCGGCCCTGATGGCCGCTTTGCTCAGTGAAGGGGGGCGTTTGCGTCACAATGACATGCGCCGCTTGTTGCAGGATCTCATCGCCGGAAAATTGCCTCGTGCAAGGGATATCAAGGCACTGGCCAAACGCTGGACAGGCAAGGGCCGCGAAAAGAGACCCAACGTTGAGGAGGTAGGCCGCATTCTGGCGCTGGCTTATCCGGACCGGATTGCCATGCGGCGGGGTGCCGAAGGGCGCTATCTGCTGGCCTCCGGGCGTGGAGGCGTGCTTCAGCCTGATGATCCGCTCAATGCAGAGACCTTTCTCGTTGTGGCCGACCTGCAAGGCGCTGCAGCCAACGCCCGCATCACATTGGCCGCGCCCATCGCGCGCAAGGTCATAGAGGATGAGTCCGCAGATCTTATTCATCAAGAAGAGGCCATCAGCTTTGACCGCGACACGGGCGCTGTATCGGCCAGATTGCAAACGCGGTTGGGGCGCATCGTGCTAGCCGAACAACGGTTGAAGGAGCCCTCCGTAGAGGCGATCCAGACCGCGCTGATAGAAGCGATTCGCAAAGGGGGGCTGCGGCTCTTGCCCTTTACCAAAGAGCTGGAACGCTGGCGCGGCCGCGTGCGCTTTGTCGCTGAACGCGAAGAGGGCTGGCCGGATCTGTCCGATCAGGGGCTGCTGGACGGGCTGGAAGATTGGCTGGCTCCGTTTCTTGCTGGCAAGATGGCGCTTTCCGATATCTCCGCCGGAGATCTTTCCGCAGCACTAAGAGCCATGGTGCCCTATGACCGCCTTGCAGCGCTGGAAGCGGCCTTGCCAACGCATTTCACCGTGCCAACGGGATCTCGCATTCCGATTGATTATGCAGCAGAAAACGGCCCTGTTCTCGCTGTGCGGGTGCAGGAATTGTTTGGGCTTGATGAGCATCCGGCGATTATGGGGGGCAAATTGCCGCTGTTGCTCCATCTGCTTTCCCCTGCCCATCGTCCCATTCAGGTGACGCGGGATCTGCCCGGCTTCTGGCGTGGATCCTGGAAAGACGTAAAGGCGGACATGCGCGGGCAATATCCAAAGCATGTTTGGCCTGATGATCCGATCAATACCGAAGCGACGCGTCGGGCCAAGCCGCGCAAATAA
- a CDS encoding purine-nucleoside phosphorylase — translation MTVTGLAQDAAKRVLEKVNGPIKVGMVLGSGLGALADEVEDAERFPYQNLPGFPVSSVSSHASELVVGTLMGVRVAILAGRAHFYEHGDATVMKQPLATLKALGCEQLLLTNAAGSLREEVAPGELMLIDDHINWSGRSPLIGVEADDRFVGLTEAYDAEIRSGLTRAAAATDIKLASGVYAWFSGPNFETPAEIRAARILGADAVGMSTVPEVILARWMGMRVAAVSTITNYGAGMTSAELSHEETKEMGPIGAQKLIKVIRAYLQALSA, via the coding sequence ATGACCGTTACTGGTCTCGCTCAAGATGCAGCCAAGCGTGTGCTGGAAAAAGTCAATGGCCCCATTAAGGTCGGTATGGTTCTGGGATCAGGGTTGGGGGCCTTGGCTGATGAGGTGGAAGACGCAGAGCGTTTTCCTTATCAGAATTTGCCCGGCTTTCCGGTTTCCTCCGTTTCCTCTCATGCCTCCGAATTGGTGGTTGGCACGCTGATGGGCGTCCGGGTTGCCATTCTGGCTGGTCGCGCACATTTTTATGAGCATGGTGACGCCACGGTGATGAAGCAGCCTTTGGCAACATTGAAGGCACTGGGTTGCGAGCAGCTTCTCTTGACCAATGCCGCAGGCTCTCTGCGTGAAGAGGTGGCTCCGGGCGAATTGATGCTGATTGATGATCATATCAACTGGTCTGGTCGCTCGCCGCTCATTGGCGTGGAAGCGGATGACCGCTTTGTCGGGCTCACGGAAGCCTATGACGCCGAGATCCGCTCGGGCCTCACCCGCGCAGCAGCAGCAACAGACATAAAGCTGGCGTCTGGGGTCTATGCATGGTTCTCCGGCCCCAATTTCGAAACGCCGGCGGAAATTCGGGCGGCTCGCATTTTGGGCGCAGATGCGGTCGGCATGTCCACTGTGCCAGAAGTCATTCTTGCCCGCTGGATGGGCATGCGCGTTGCCGCGGTGTCCACGATCACGAATTATGGCGCTGGAATGACCAGCGCTGAACTATCTCACGAAGAGACCAAGGAAATGGGCCCGATTGGCGCACAAAAGCTGATCAAGGTGATCCGGGCCTATTTGCAGGCATTGTCCGCCTAG
- a CDS encoding ABC transporter permease, which translates to MELLQTLILTTDSAVRLSVPLLFACLAGLYSERSGVVDIGLEGKMLGGAFAAGCVAAVTGSAWLGLLAAVLVSIGLALVHGYASITQKGNQIVSGVAINFVASGLTALLGQAWFSRGGKTPQLPNTARFNEIILPFADAAKDIPIIGSIYSEVISGHSLLVYAAFAAIPLTWWVLYRTRFGLRLRAVGENPGAVDTAGISVAWMRYRAVVITGILCGFAGAYLSIAQSAGFSKDMTAGKGFIALAALVFAKWKPLNALGACFLFGFLDAVGIRLQGTQLPVIGEVPVQAMQALPYVLTVVLLAGFIGKSIPPKASGVPYTKER; encoded by the coding sequence ATGGAACTACTGCAAACACTCATTCTTACGACAGACTCGGCCGTTCGCCTCTCTGTTCCGCTTCTTTTTGCCTGTCTTGCCGGGCTCTATTCCGAGCGCTCCGGCGTTGTTGATATCGGACTGGAAGGCAAGATGCTTGGTGGTGCCTTCGCAGCTGGCTGCGTCGCCGCCGTCACCGGCTCTGCATGGCTTGGGCTATTGGCCGCCGTGCTGGTGTCCATCGGTCTGGCTCTGGTGCATGGCTATGCCTCCATCACCCAGAAGGGCAACCAGATTGTCTCCGGCGTTGCCATCAACTTTGTTGCCAGTGGCCTGACCGCCTTGCTCGGACAGGCTTGGTTCAGTCGCGGTGGCAAGACCCCGCAATTGCCCAATACGGCTCGCTTTAATGAAATTATCTTGCCGTTTGCCGATGCCGCCAAGGATATTCCAATTATCGGTTCGATCTATTCCGAAGTCATTTCGGGGCATTCCCTGCTGGTTTACGCTGCCTTTGCCGCTATTCCGCTGACATGGTGGGTGCTTTATCGAACCCGCTTTGGCTTGCGCCTGCGTGCCGTGGGCGAAAATCCCGGTGCGGTTGATACGGCGGGTATTTCGGTTGCATGGATGCGCTATCGGGCCGTTGTCATCACTGGTATTCTGTGCGGCTTTGCAGGGGCTTATCTGTCCATCGCCCAGTCGGCAGGCTTCTCCAAAGACATGACCGCAGGTAAGGGCTTCATCGCACTTGCGGCTCTGGTTTTTGCCAAATGGAAGCCGCTCAACGCGCTGGGGGCCTGTTTCCTGTTCGGCTTCCTTGATGCGGTTGGCATCCGTTTGCAGGGCACCCAATTGCCGGTCATTGGCGAAGTGCCTGTGCAGGCCATGCAGGCTCTGCCTTATGTGTTGACCGTTGTGCTGCTTGCAGGCTTCATCGGCAAATCCATTCCGCCCAAGGCAAGCGGTGTGCCTTACACCAAGGAACGCTAG
- a CDS encoding ABC transporter permease: protein MSAQSEKLPRWVDYGLIPLLNLAAALLVSGLVVLLIGENPLEAVYWLVQGSLGYSEGVGFTLYYTTNFIFTGLAVAVAAHAGMFNIGGEGQAYVGGLGVTLACLALDHYVPWYVTFPFALIGAAVFGAAWAAIPAYLQAKRGSHIVITTIMFNFISYSLMAYLLVQVFKQPGSMQPESRTFLEGGRLPFIHDVAGWFGIKMAASPLNLSFVVALLACVFVWALIWRTRLGYAIRTFGTNQDAAVYAGMNLSRIIIITMMISGGLAGLMALNEVMGAQNRLLLDYVTGYGFVGIAVALMGRSHPVGIIMASILFGMLYQGGAELAFEMPKITRDMIISIQGLVILFAGAMEHMFRPALVRIFTSSHNDLEQEA, encoded by the coding sequence ATGAGCGCGCAATCTGAAAAACTGCCTCGTTGGGTCGATTATGGCCTGATCCCGCTGCTCAATCTGGCCGCCGCCTTGCTGGTATCCGGTCTGGTGGTGCTGTTGATTGGCGAAAACCCGCTCGAAGCGGTCTATTGGCTGGTGCAGGGCTCGTTGGGCTATAGCGAGGGCGTCGGTTTTACGCTCTATTACACCACAAACTTCATCTTTACCGGCCTCGCCGTCGCTGTTGCCGCCCATGCTGGCATGTTCAATATCGGCGGGGAAGGGCAGGCCTATGTGGGAGGCCTCGGGGTGACGCTCGCCTGTCTAGCACTGGACCATTATGTGCCATGGTATGTGACCTTCCCGTTCGCGCTTATTGGGGCTGCGGTGTTCGGGGCGGCATGGGCCGCCATTCCGGCCTATCTTCAGGCCAAGCGCGGCAGCCACATCGTGATCACCACGATCATGTTCAACTTCATTTCCTATTCCCTGATGGCATATCTGCTGGTGCAGGTCTTCAAGCAACCCGGCTCCATGCAGCCGGAAAGTCGCACCTTCCTTGAAGGCGGACGTCTGCCCTTCATTCATGATGTGGCCGGATGGTTCGGCATCAAGATGGCTGCTTCGCCTCTCAATCTGTCCTTCGTGGTTGCGCTTTTGGCCTGCGTTTTCGTTTGGGCGCTCATCTGGCGCACACGACTTGGCTATGCCATCCGAACGTTCGGAACCAATCAGGACGCTGCCGTTTATGCGGGCATGAATCTTTCACGCATCATCATCATTACCATGATGATTTCCGGTGGACTGGCTGGGCTCATGGCGCTGAACGAGGTTATGGGTGCGCAAAACCGCCTGTTGCTCGATTATGTCACCGGATACGGCTTTGTGGGGATTGCGGTTGCCCTGATGGGGCGGTCTCATCCGGTGGGCATCATCATGGCATCGATCCTTTTTGGCATGCTCTATCAGGGCGGTGCCGAGCTGGCGTTTGAAATGCCCAAGATCACCCGCGATATGATCATTTCCATTCAGGGGCTGGTGATCCTCTTTGCCGGTGCCATGGAGCATATGTTCCGTCCTGCGCTGGTGCGGATTTTCACATCAAGCCACAATGATCTTGAACAAGAGGCGTAA
- the cdd gene encoding cytidine deaminase codes for MSDKTIAVTEKTLALLALATSAREKAHVPYSRFPVGVALRTRSGSVHTGCNIENASYPEGWCAETSAISAMIMASSEVADSRSIEELVVIADHTPPITPCGGCRQRIREFGRPDTIIHAADLTGIRQSFTLEALLPAAFDLEENR; via the coding sequence ATGAGCGATAAAACCATCGCTGTGACCGAAAAGACGCTGGCGCTTCTGGCGCTGGCCACCAGTGCGCGTGAGAAGGCCCATGTGCCCTATTCGCGCTTTCCTGTTGGCGTCGCCTTGCGCACGCGTTCAGGATCGGTCCACACCGGGTGCAACATCGAGAATGCCTCCTATCCGGAAGGTTGGTGCGCGGAAACCTCTGCCATTTCGGCCATGATCATGGCGAGCAGTGAGGTTGCCGATAGCCGATCCATCGAGGAACTGGTGGTGATTGCCGATCACACCCCGCCGATCACCCCCTGTGGTGGATGTCGCCAGAGGATCAGGGAATTTGGCCGTCCGGATACGATCATCCACGCCGCTGATCTGACCGGCATCCGGCAGAGCTTCACGTTGGAAGCTCTTTTGCCAGCGGCTTTCGATCTGGAAGAGAACAGATAA
- a CDS encoding ATP-binding cassette domain-containing protein, with the protein MTNTQTNKRQQEPLMLEEVKIHLAGDCLIHLSLSIAAGEVVTIMGPSGSGKSTLLAYIGGFLPPAFDGSGRVWLAGKDVSALPAERRHIGILFQDPLLFPHLSVGGNLAFGLNREVKGRTARKARIGEALEAINMAGFESRDPETLSGGQKARVALARTLLSRPRALLLDEPFSKLDADLRIRMRHHVFEQARAEGLPTLLVTHDEEDARAAQGRIIRLAPQGGAG; encoded by the coding sequence ATGACCAACACACAGACTAACAAAAGGCAGCAAGAGCCGTTGATGCTCGAAGAGGTGAAAATTCACCTTGCGGGGGATTGCCTGATCCACCTGTCTCTGAGCATAGCCGCAGGGGAGGTGGTCACCATCATGGGGCCATCCGGGTCGGGAAAATCCACGTTGCTGGCCTATATCGGTGGTTTTCTACCTCCAGCCTTTGACGGCTCGGGGCGGGTGTGGCTTGCCGGTAAGGATGTTTCGGCCCTGCCAGCGGAACGCCGTCACATCGGTATTCTGTTTCAAGATCCTCTGCTGTTCCCCCATCTGTCGGTCGGAGGCAATCTGGCCTTCGGGCTCAATCGCGAGGTCAAGGGGCGGACTGCGAGAAAGGCGCGCATTGGCGAAGCGCTGGAAGCCATCAATATGGCCGGCTTTGAAAGCCGCGACCCTGAAACCCTTTCCGGCGGCCAAAAGGCGCGTGTGGCCTTGGCGCGCACGCTGCTTTCCAGACCACGGGCCCTGTTGCTGGATGAGCCCTTTTCCAAGCTGGATGCGGATTTGCGCATTCGCATGCGTCATCATGTATTCGAGCAGGCTAGGGCGGAAGGTTTGCCGACTTTGCTGGTCACTCACGACGAGGAAGATGCAAGAGCCGCACAGGGGCGTATCATTCGCCTTGCACCGCAGGGCGGGGCTGGGTGA
- a CDS encoding BMP family ABC transporter substrate-binding protein, producing MLRQFFGAAALATMMVVAPALAEEIKPAVVYDLGGKNDQSFNQSAYNGAEAYKKDTGTDYRDFEIQNDAQREQALRRFAKRGYNPIVAIGFSQAEALKKVAPEFPDTKFAIVDEFVDLPNVRSIKFKEHEGSFLVGLLAAKASKTGKVGFVGGMDIPLIRAFACGYKQGAKAANPDVEIFENMIGTTGAAWNDPVKGGELAKSQIDRGADVIYHAAGGSGAGVLQAAADAGKLGIGVDSNQNGLHPGNMLTSMVKRVDTAVYNAFKDLASDNWSSGIYVLGLAENGVEWADDDYNKDLITTDMRAAVDQASKEIIDGKIVVHDYRADNSCPF from the coding sequence ATGTTGCGTCAATTTTTCGGTGCTGCTGCACTGGCAACCATGATGGTTGTAGCACCTGCACTTGCTGAAGAAATCAAACCTGCTGTGGTCTATGACCTGGGCGGTAAAAACGACCAGTCCTTCAACCAGTCCGCCTATAATGGTGCTGAAGCCTACAAGAAGGATACAGGCACTGACTATCGCGACTTCGAAATCCAGAATGATGCCCAGCGCGAACAGGCTCTGCGTCGCTTTGCCAAGCGTGGCTATAACCCGATTGTGGCCATCGGCTTTTCTCAGGCTGAAGCCCTGAAGAAAGTGGCACCGGAATTCCCGGACACAAAATTCGCCATTGTGGATGAATTTGTTGATCTGCCAAATGTTCGCTCCATCAAGTTCAAAGAGCATGAAGGCTCGTTCCTCGTCGGTCTGCTCGCCGCCAAGGCATCCAAGACTGGCAAGGTCGGCTTTGTTGGTGGCATGGATATCCCGCTCATCCGTGCGTTTGCATGTGGTTACAAGCAGGGTGCCAAGGCTGCCAATCCTGATGTTGAAATCTTCGAGAACATGATCGGCACCACCGGCGCTGCATGGAACGACCCTGTGAAGGGCGGCGAACTGGCCAAATCCCAGATCGATCGCGGCGCTGACGTGATTTATCACGCAGCTGGTGGTTCGGGCGCTGGCGTGCTTCAGGCTGCCGCTGATGCTGGCAAGCTTGGTATCGGCGTTGACTCTAACCAGAATGGCCTGCATCCGGGCAACATGCTGACCTCCATGGTCAAGCGTGTTGACACCGCTGTCTACAATGCCTTCAAGGATCTGGCTTCTGACAACTGGTCTTCAGGCATCTATGTTCTCGGGCTGGCTGAGAATGGCGTAGAATGGGCTGATGATGACTATAACAAGGACCTGATCACCACCGACATGCGCGCTGCTGTCGATCAGGCATCCAAGGAAATCATTGATGGAAAAATCGTTGTCCACGATTATCGTGCTGACAACAGTTGCCCATTCTAA
- the deoA gene encoding thymidine phosphorylase: MLPQEIIRKKRDGGTLSAEEIRFFVSGITDGSVTEGQISALAMAVFFQGMELDERVALTLAMRDSGSVLDWSELDGPVVDKHSTGGVGDNTSLMLAPALAACGAFVPMISGRGLGHTGGTLDKFDSIPGYVTQPDNALFRKVTREVGCAVIGQTADLAPADKRFYGIRDVTATVESIHLITASILSKKLAAGLEGLVLDVKSGSGAFMPTHEESVELAKSLVTVANGAGVKTSALITDMNEPLASAAGNAIEMKNAVQFLTGDAVDPRNWDITVALCAEMLLIGGVVASRQEGTEKIEEAYRSGRAAEKFGEMVSALGGPADFIENMEDHLKLAPMVADIYAQEDGFVQAIDTREVGIAVVELGGGRIRAADPIDHSVGFDALAGLGAKVDANMPIARVYANSQEQIEKATVRIRSAYRIGEQGTESKTVYDIIDQ; the protein is encoded by the coding sequence ATGCTGCCACAGGAAATTATACGCAAAAAACGCGATGGCGGCACGTTGAGTGCCGAGGAAATCCGCTTCTTTGTCTCGGGCATTACTGATGGTTCTGTGACCGAAGGACAGATCTCCGCGCTGGCGATGGCTGTGTTCTTTCAGGGCATGGAATTGGACGAGCGGGTGGCGTTGACGCTGGCCATGCGCGATTCCGGCTCGGTGCTGGATTGGTCGGAACTGGATGGGCCTGTGGTCGATAAGCATTCGACCGGTGGCGTGGGGGACAATACATCGCTGATGCTTGCGCCCGCACTTGCCGCTTGCGGCGCTTTTGTGCCGATGATCTCCGGGCGAGGCCTGGGGCATACGGGTGGCACCTTGGACAAGTTCGATTCCATTCCCGGCTATGTTACCCAGCCCGACAATGCCCTTTTCCGCAAGGTAACCCGCGAGGTCGGTTGCGCCGTGATTGGCCAGACAGCAGATCTCGCCCCTGCGGACAAGCGCTTTTATGGCATTCGCGATGTGACCGCGACGGTGGAAAGCATTCACCTCATCACCGCCTCCATCCTCTCAAAGAAGCTGGCTGCCGGCCTTGAAGGGTTGGTGCTTGATGTCAAATCCGGCTCCGGTGCTTTCATGCCAACCCACGAGGAGAGCGTAGAGTTGGCCAAGAGCCTTGTGACCGTCGCCAATGGTGCAGGGGTAAAGACATCCGCACTTATCACCGACATGAATGAGCCGTTGGCAAGCGCTGCGGGCAACGCAATCGAGATGAAGAATGCGGTGCAGTTCCTGACGGGTGATGCTGTCGATCCGCGCAATTGGGACATCACGGTCGCGCTTTGTGCCGAAATGCTACTGATTGGCGGGGTGGTTGCGAGCCGCCAGGAAGGCACCGAAAAAATCGAAGAGGCCTATCGGTCTGGACGTGCCGCTGAGAAATTCGGTGAGATGGTTTCTGCTCTTGGTGGTCCTGCGGACTTCATCGAGAATATGGAAGATCACTTAAAGCTCGCCCCGATGGTGGCCGATATCTATGCGCAGGAAGATGGCTTTGTCCAAGCGATCGACACGCGCGAAGTGGGCATCGCTGTGGTGGAACTCGGAGGCGGACGCATCCGTGCGGCTGACCCGATTGATCATTCCGTCGGGTTTGATGCGCTCGCAGGGCTTGGCGCAAAAGTTGACGCCAATATGCCCATTGCACGGGTCTATGCCAACAGCCAGGAGCAGATCGAAAAGGCAACAGTTCGTATTCGCTCCGCCTATCGCATTGGCGAACAGGGGACGGAGAGCAAAACCGTCTATGACATCATCGATCAGTGA